Below is a genomic region from Prunus persica cultivar Lovell chromosome G3, Prunus_persica_NCBIv2, whole genome shotgun sequence.
ATCCTTTCTTTGATAGAAAGGGATTGAAGTTGCACAAGTTTCCAAGTTCAGGTCTTCTAAACCCATTTTGCAAGTTTCCAAGTCCAATCATGCACGTATAAACTGTACTCAACCTTTTGGCTATTCAAATTGTAATTCGATTTCGGAGAAATGGTCTCCAAATGCATGGTTCGCTGGCTTCTTCCTTCTGCGTGATTATATTCTTTATTTCTCCTTGACAGAGCCAcaatgttttctttaataCTCATGATGCTGCTACTATATTATGCCCaaatattcccttttatttatgCTATTTCGACACAAATGCTATTTTGAAAAGGAACCactttttttattgcaattgcTAGCCTTCCCTTATATATATTCCTTATGTTATCAAACCGCAACTTGTTCACAAATAAGGTGCCATGCTAACATATAGCAGAACCAAAAcataattattattgtttgtaTGAGAGATTGTTGTATTTGAAAAATGTGCGAGGTTCAATATACGGGCTAATCCAGGACTAATTCAAACTAATTAAAGTGTGGTAACCAGATAATTAGTGGGACGTGATCCTACTAGACCCCAAGGCGGTTGCTAATAGTAGAGGTTTGTTGGTGAGCTTGTGaccaattataaatatatgggCTTTTGACTGGTACCCtgtataattataaataagcttatttgagggacattcTTATAGGGCCTACTTTGTCAAAAATGATTGATGGACtattattttgtcaaaataaaaaatcaaattggtatttaatccaaattttcccaagaaaaacaaacatgtGTATAGAATGCATTACACCGTTTTACTGGGTCAAATTATAATACACTACTAAACATGATGAAACTTTCTTTGCAAACGAGCCACTTTCAACGCAATTGCTAGTGTTACCTTATCTTTGGTGTCGTCAAAAAATCGAAAATAAGCATACCTCcatgatttcttcaagagtaaTGTGCCACAAACACCCCAAAAGCCAACAATAAAGCCAAGGATCATGCTGACATAGAACCACAATGCTCCATTATCATTTCCATCTTCATTACTATGTTTTGCATTTGTAGCAATGAAAGTGTCATCACCCAGACACTTTGGAAGAGGAACCCCACACAGTGATGGATTGTCCATATAAATGGAGGAATCACTGAGTGTTTGAAGTTGGCTGCCCAAAGGAATTCTTCCCACCAAGTTGTTATAAGACAAATTCAAGTGGGACAAAAATGTTAAGGAAGCAAGGCTTTGAGGAATATGTCCTGAAAGATGGTTGTGTGAGAGATCAAGAGTTTCGAGCATATGCATACTTCCAACAATTGAGGGGATGTTACTAGTCAACTGATTCCTTGACAAGTTCAAGGTACCCAATAAAGTGAGGCTACATATCTCTTGGGGGATTTCACCTTCcaaaaaatttgatgaaaGATCAATGCTCTTTACCAACATCAAAGTGGTGTTATACACGAGTTCTTGTCCTTTTAATGTTAGCATGGTTGGCTCCTCATTGACATATTCGGATGTCCCGTAACTAACATTGATGAGAGAAGTCAAATTATTGAAACATTTTGGAATAGTACCTGAAAAGTTGTTGTGGCTAAGGTCGAGGATGTGAAAGTAGCCAAGATTGCACAATTTTCAGGGAATATGTCCAGTAAAAAAGTTGGATCGCAATCGTAGCATGTACAGCACAGATACATTTGATCCTCCTATCCGTGGAGGTATGCTCCTAGATAATTTGTTGCTTCCAAGATcaatacttttcaaaaaagagCAATTGTGCAAAGAATGGGGAATCTTACCACcaaaattgttgttgttgagctTCAATATTTCAAGAAAACTTAATACTCCCATTGTAGCGGGAATATTACCAAAGAGATTGTTGTAGGCAGCATCTACAATCCGTATATGGCTCCCCGAACTCCATGCGAGAGGGAATTCTCCAGAAAAATGATTGCTCTTCAGGAAAAGGATTGTCAGGTCTTGCATGTTGCAAATAGAAGGTGGAATAGTACCATTCAAATGATTCTCCGAAAGATACAATTCTTCCAATTTGGGCATCAACTTGTCAAAATTGGAGGGGATTGGCCcgaaaaataaattgctttcGAGATCAAAGTAAGATGCATTAGTGGACCATAGCGGCCCTCAAATTGATTATGATCCAAACTTATTCTTTCTAAATTCGAAAATCTTATCAATTTGTTTGATGAAAGTCTACCTCAGAATTGGTTTTAAGATAAAATCCAGGTATTCAAGTTGGGAAGATAACTTCAACAACCATTCCTCTGGTATGGAATCTGATATTCCAGTTCTATAAAGACGGACATCTACCATTTCAGTCTGAGATTGAAGCCATACCCCAAAACGAGGACCTACTTTGTAGTTTATAATCTCAATTTTGTGGAGCTTGAAAGGAGGAACCCAATCATAAACACGTTGAAAACGAGGGACATGGGCTTTTGTATGTTATCCAAATTGTTGCCCATTGAAAGACTTTTCAAGTTGGTGAGATTAATGAAATGGGCTTCCGTTATATTGCCTTCCCAAGAATTCCCAAACAGACGGAGTTCAACTAGCGCGGAGAGTTGTCCTAGACTTTGTGGAATGGACCCGTTCATTTGATTATGAGAGAGGTCCAAATACTGCAAACTTTTTAACATTCCTAAGGAGGCCGGCAATTGGCCTTCCAACCCGCAACTAGACAAATCTAGTGACTTTAATACTAGTGTATTATTTAGACAATTTGACAACCTCCCCCAAAACTCTTCAATCCCCCCACCATCAAAATTGTTTCCCCCAAGACTTAATGTCTTTAGCTTGCATAAGTTTCCAAGTTCATCTGGAAAATGATTAGTGAAAGAATTCCCTCTTAGATCAAGTCTTTTGAGGCTAGTAAGATTGAAAATCCAGCTGGGAAATGAAGAAGTATTGAAATCATTAGTTGAAAGATCAAGGACCGAAGGTGAGGTGAAGTTAATCCTCTGTAGAGATAGTGGAAGGCTTACTATTCAGCAAAAAGATAAGTGTAACTCCAGTAAGGAAGGAAGCATGTTAACAACATGCAGCCAATTTGTGTTGCTATGAAGATCCACTCCATTGAGATTGAGGTATTTTAGGGAAGAGAGATGAGAAAGCCAATTTAAGTTTTTGGAAGAGAGATATGAACCACCGGCATCAAGATAGTTCCTGCAAAATCTGTAAACTTAATATTGGGTAAAACCATAAGAACCCAATCCATGACCCAAGATCTTGAACTTCATGATTTTCAAAATAGCATTAGGCGGAAATTCAATTAGACTTAAATTACACACATACCTTGAATGATTAGTCTTCTACCATATCAAGATATTTGTCTTGAGCGATCCGTAGGCGAGCCGTCAGTGTGGAGGAAatagatttctctctctagccTTTTGCACGTTTAGAAAACCTTAATACGTGTCTTCATCATCAGCGTACACATAAGATGGATATGTGCACTAGTATAGACAGAGAGGGGACCCGTTTCCTAGTGAAGCCCATAATCAACTACCACCCATCACGGTAATAATAGGAAActacttttctttatttgaccaatataattattctaaataatatttattaaaccaattaaacaatttatttaccacaTAGGTCATTTCATGTGGGCCACAaagaatatttataaaatattcttacaaAATCTGCAAAGGAGATATTGAGATACCTCAGAGTTTTAAGCTCTCCAAAGAAGTTAGGAATGTGGATCCCTTCAAAACCATTGCAACTTAAGTCCAGGTAATGCAAGTGTTTCAAGCTAAGCAAAGAAGGATTTATCTTACCCCCCAAACAAGACTTGTTATAAGCCAACTCATCCCACTCTTCATCAGTCGTGGAATCTAGATATGGATTGCGGAGATCCATTTGGGAAACATGACCTGTGCGGTTGTTGCATGAAATCCCTTCCTAGTTGCAGCAATCATGACCCACCCAAGAAGAAAGCCTAACAGAGGGATCAGTAAGATCTTGTTTGAAGCTCGCAAGTGCTTTCCTTTCTTCCTCAATGCATATTGATTTCGCCTTCACAGCAGTACTGGTTGCAAGTCGAATACCCAATAAGCACAACGAAAGGAGCAAATAGTGAGAAATATTGATCAGGTGatggattttcattttttttggaatCAAGTTTTCTGAATTTGATGAAGATGAGCACACAAGAAGTGGACTCGACGATGCATTTATACAAGGCTGCTTGCTAGCGAGTGTAAAAATGAAACCCAAAATCAACGGTCCAGGTcctgaatttaatttattgtgGTAAGTAGatgtagaagaaaaaagaaaaatgtaatgCCAAAGGGTTTGTATTTACACCCTGAAACTGATTATTTATCTTCAGATTTTCTACTTTTTGTTTGCTGCACGAACggttctctctcttcactttCACTATATCAATGTACATTACTATCTAGACCTTTGGTCCTTGCGGGTgcagaaaaaatatttttaatcacTTAAGCTACAAgtttagtaaaaaaaaaatcctagccccctttctcccaaaaaaacaCTCTTCGAGcttttttcactttgaggggggaagaagccattgttcttcccccctctcctctcttctcttcctctcttcctcctttcacctcttcctccattttcaaagacaaagggttttccctatttgtcttagttttgttatgattttcatccaaccattATTGGCGACTGCGGCTCAGCGTCGAATCTTCACCTGTATTTCGGCGTCGgacctccaccaccatcttttttgcaatttctttatgtttgaaataagttgcagagactctttggtttctctgtgtagttttcacctctccttttgtgagagtttttcatctctcctttgtgagagcttttcatctctcattGGTGAAAGTTTTagtattgttatggcttggttttttcaagctttatctcttttttattattccaagtttgcaatcttagttgggatgcctatgccagaATTTCTTCGATCTTGTCTGATCGTTGGTGGAGACATacctgattttcttaattttgatattagaccgctccgttattgtaatggcccttttgtggctagtttgtattggctcTTTGTGGCTAGTgatttttttggctgaattatgaatgcaatcatagaatttctatataaaaaaaagaccttTGGTCCTTGCATTTTCTCCTTCCTAGACATATACTCATCACTCTATAAATCTATGtgtaaaacccaatttcaaacttatatgtatatatacgttaaaaaaaatataagtatattatttacaacaaaaaaaaaaatttaactaagTTAGTTACTTTgtaattggaattttcataaattaaaaatagatacataataatttatagaaaacataggtacattatttataaaaataaataaatgtatttatatataggtATACTATTTATGCACACAAAAATTGGGTCAGAAAATAGGTCCGTCTCCGTTATGTCTTTTTGATGTTATGTCCGTAATGCACACAAAAATTGTGCCACTTTTAAAGGACAATACTTTAACTTTTTTGTATTATAAgtactagccccttgacacatgctcacgcatgtgccaattggtttttttttttttttttttttttttttagaattaagaaaaaataacggagtagttatgttccataaaagtaggacctattatcttattttgtttttaattttaatttttttaatattaaaaaatgtgaatttacgatattatcctcatttaattaataatttcaattcttaatgtttgaattaacaaaggacattttctggtattttgaatgtttcaccattctctgccttttgctttatatatatatagataattaattttgaaatataCCTATAAATGTGCGAGGTTCAATATAcctacaatatatataatatatacttaTAAATAAGTATAGGTAAATTATTTaacaatatacatataaatgcGTATAGATAAATTATttatccatatttttttttcctatggATTTACCTTAGTTTGTTGTATATTAATTTACATACGTACCTAGAGGCATAGGTTGCTATGAAAAAATGTAGGTAAATTCATGTACCTAAACACATAGGGGTCAAGACCTATAGAGAGCAACATGTTATTTCcctttgaataaattaatttcaaactatattaattattaaactggtataaataaaaggaaataaataagctattaattttgaaaattaaaatactaaATGATCAAGTagtcaaatttgaaaaagaaaaaaaaaaccccaagtATATTCTTGTCTTTTATAGGAAGAACGAGTATATTTAAACCAtagggttaatcgttttattagtctctgaacttagacccgatttgtatttgagtacctcaattttcaaaatagttcacgtggtccttcaacttcacTTTCATTAGAACAAATGCTCCTACcgttaattttgttaacttttctatTAAATACAAgggcaaaatgatatttttgtatcaaaattgattaaaatatgaattaaaaaattaaaaaactaaaaaattaaatttaaactctctctctccccctctatcCCAATTTCTACACCCgaaacttatttatttatttggttttttatttgatttttttattattattttaaagatatgattttttttattcattattttggttttaatatacAATTACTATTTTGCCtctgcatttaacagaaaaagttaacaaaattgacggtagGACAATTTGTCCTAATGaaagtgaagttaaaggaTTACGAGAATCATTTtagaaattgaggtactcaaatgcaaatcgggtctaaATTCAGGaactaataaaatgattaacccTTAAACCATATGACAGTAATTAcaccaaacttttaattacttttttattaaaataagaaaaaaaaactgaccCATTAAATCCTTGGAATCtatataaaattgaaacaCAATTAATCGGCATTGAGAAATAATTGGTCAGTTCGGCAAATTCTAGCCATggttctctctgtctctgcaGTGCACTATGTCAATTGACATTACTATCTGTGCTGGCCCACCTTGAAATGACAAAGAACGTGAGCGAGGGGGCTTTCTAGTCTCCATCACATGTCAGTACCAAACAAATGCCCCGGCGGACACACACGAGGTGACACcgcaaaagaaaaggattgaGGATACACAACATTCCGAGTCCTTAACGCATTTTGCAAGTTTGCAAGTCCAATCAGGTACATGGAATTATATGCATGAAACCCGACTTGGCACAATTTCCACAAGTTACAATAGAAGATTCAGAAATTGCTttaccactttttttttttatggttgATATCGTATTATGCATGAAACCTAACAGAGCCACAATGTTTTCTTCAGTACTCATGATGCTGTTATAGCCAAATATTCACTTTTATTTATGCTATTTTGACACAAATGGGTattcagttttatttttattttttagtggtAAGTGAAACATGTAGtagaaaaattaaatcaaatgcCAAATGTAAAATGGTGTTTACATCAAATGTTGTCCCACCCTCAAATTTCAAACAACGCAAGATAAGAGTTCTCTAGTCTAGTCTCTATATATAACGTGACAAGTTTAAGCACATAAAAAGCATATATCAATCAAGAGTctcacaatttttggttttgtgtgTGGTGTCAAAGCCTGCTCTCATCAAGTGGCTCCTTTCCTGGACAACGACTAACATCCACCGCACTATATACTCTTTTAGATGTGAAAATCTTAGATATCCAAATATAAGTCttgaaagtttgaaaattaataCATATGCAACGGAGACTTTGAGGGTCTCCATAGcatctattatatatataagtctTGGATTGAATGGCTGAGATTatgtttcattaattacttaaattaaattaaatctcTAATGCcaagtaaatttcatttttatttattaattat
It encodes:
- the LOC18780502 gene encoding receptor kinase-like protein Xa21; this translates as MPKLEELYLSENHLNGTIPPSICNMQDLTILFLKSNHFSGEFPLAWSSGSHIRIVDAAYNNLFGNIPATMGVLSFLEILKLNNNNFGGKIPHSLHNCSFLKSIDLGSNKLSRSIPPRIGGSNVSVLYGTSEYVNEEPTMLTLKGQELVYNTTLMLVKSIDLSSNFLEGEIPQEICSLTLLGTLNLSRNQLTSNIPSIVGSMHMLETLDLSHNHLSGHIPQSLASLTFLSHLNLSYNNLVGRIPLGSQLQTLSDSSIYMDNPSLCGVPLPKCLGDDTFIATNAKHSNEDGNDNGALWFYVSMILGFIVGFWGVCGTLLLKKSWRYAYFRFFDDTKDKVTLAIALKVARLQRKFHHV